A stretch of Camelina sativa cultivar DH55 chromosome 18, Cs, whole genome shotgun sequence DNA encodes these proteins:
- the LOC104762957 gene encoding thiosulfate sulfurtransferase 18-like, with translation MSQSLSSPKAEQVVNVDVSQAKALLQSGHQYLDVRTQEEFKRGHCQATKIVNIPYMVNTPQGRGKNQDFLEQVSSLLNPADDILVGCQSGARSFNATTELLAAGYKKVRNVGGGYMAWVDHSFPINKEEPSAN, from the exons ATGTCTCAATCACTTTCCAGCCCAAAGGCAGAACAAGTTGTTAATGTTGATGTGAGCCAAGCCAAGGCTCTCCTCCAGTCTGGGCATCAATATCTTGATGTTAG GACTCAGGAAGAATTTAAGAGAGGGCATTGTCAGGCAACTAAGATCGTCAACATTCCCTACATGGTCAACACACCTCAAG GTAGAGGGAAGAATCAAGATTTCTTGGAACaagtctcttctcttctcaaccCAGCTGATGATATACTTGTG GGTTGTCAGAGTGGAGCCAGATCCTTCAATGCCACAACTGAACTTCTTGCTGCA GGTTACAAGAAAGTGAGAAACGTGGGAGGTGGCTACATGGCGTGGGTGGATCATAGCTTTCCAATCAACAAGGAAGAGCCATCTGCAAACTAA
- the LOC104762955 gene encoding uncharacterized protein LOC104762955, with translation MEEETSKLQQFPESFLSFLEANGLDPSIYTRGDSIPRYVRLKPGGFENAVQEIESQINCKLDKVKWLPGFYSIPPHVHIARSKAYQQGMMYGIDAASGAAVSALGISPGDHVLDLCAAPGAKLCMMLDLLGDKGSATGVDVARHRLAACRTLLQKYGLGERSRLFLADGTIFSVPPTTNLTCDEPCVDDHEDTFKQWTSRRPYKVRKQEAKARKSSSVLPQNGQPEIIFYGQSSGVIGLKKKQLYRSLDENDYAYCGYDKVLVDAECTHDGSIKHIQKFEQWGWTTLERRVLDAERTDISLASLQLNLLRNGFRLLKEAGTLVYSTCSLTHAQNEDVVDQFLAENSSAELQEIEMAKDWPCRSGRTPKTLRFDPATSATSGLFVAKIRKLAPEEAEKNVL, from the exons ATGGAAGAAGAAACGTCAAAGCTACAACAGTTTCCAGAGAGTTTTCTTAGCTTTCTAGAGGCGAATGGCCTTGATCCTTCAATCTACACTCGCGGAGATTCAATTCCACGCTACGTAAG GTTGAAACCAGGAGGGTTCGAGAATGCTGTCCAAGAGATTGAATCGCAAATTAACTGTAAACTGGACAAGGTGAAGTGGTTGCCTGGTTTCTACTCTATTCCTCCACATGTTCATATAGCCAGATCCAAGGCGTATCAGCAAGGCATG ATGTACGGAATCGATGCAGCTTCCGGTGCTGCTGTTTCAGCTCTTGGTATCTCCCCTGGAGACCATGTCTTGGATCTTTGTGCTGCTCCTG GTGCTAAACTATGTATGATGCTTGACCTACTCGGTGACAAGGGCTCTGCGACTGGTGTCGATGTAGCAAGGCATCGTCTTGCTGCCTGCAGAACATTGCTTCAAAAATACGGGCTTGGTGAAAGGAGCAGACTTTTTCTTGCTGATGGAACCATTTTCTCAGTGCCACCTACCACAAACCTAACGT GTGATGAGCCATGTGTGGACGATCATGAAGACACATTCAAGCAGTGGACTTCCCGTCGACCTTACAAAGTTAGGAAACAAGAAGCTAAGGCCAGGAAGAGTTCTTCTGTTTTGCCGCAGAATGGACAGCCGGAAATTATCTTCTACGGGCAGAGTTCTGGAGTAATCGGACTAAAAAAGAAGCAACTATATAGATCCCTCGACGAAAATGATTATGCGTATTGCGGCTATGACAAG GTTCTTGTGGACGCAGAATGTACACATGATGGTTCAATCAAACATATCCAGAAATTTGAGCAATGGGGTTGGACAACGCTGGAACGCCGTGTACTAGATGCCGAAAGAACCGATATAAGTTTAGCATCTCTTCAG CTGAATCTACTGAGAAATGGATTCAGATTGTTGAAAGAAGCCGGCACCCTTGTGTACAGCACATGCAG TTTGACGCATGCCCAAAACGAAGATGTGGTAGATCAGTTCCTTGCTGAAAATTCCTCTGCAG AACTACAAGAGATTGAAATGGCCAAAGATTGGCCATGTAGAAGTGGTCGCACGCCTAAAACACTGCGTTTTGATCCGGCCACCTCAGCAACCAGCGGCCTTTTCGTTGCAAAAATCAGGAAATTGGCACccgaagaagcagagaagaatgTGTTGTGA
- the LOC104762959 gene encoding receptor homology region, transmembrane domain- and RING domain-containing protein 1 (The sequence of the model RefSeq protein was modified relative to this genomic sequence to represent the inferred CDS: added 63 bases not found in genome assembly) — protein MRLIVVVSRRRCLLLVLGGAPFLCSLLRLSLATVVLNSISASFPDLPAKFDGSVTKNGICGALYVADPLDGCSPLLHAATSNNNLTQQQRTRTRTNFALIIRGECSFEDKLLNAQKSGFRAVIVYDNFDNQDLVVMKVNPQNITVVAVFVSNVAGEILSKYARGRDGECCLYPPTKGSAWTVLAISFFSLLLILTFLLLAFFAPRHWTLWRRGTHNRTIRVDANLVHSLPSFTFTTDSSSRHNPGDTCPICLEDYISGESLRLLPCQHAFHLSCIDSWLTKWGTSCPVCKHDISSETFSSEVHKRECPRTDTSTSRFAFAQSSQSH, from the exons TTTCTCTGTTCTCTGCTACGGTTATCGCTCGCCACGGTTGTCCTCAATTCCATCTCTGCCTCTTTTCCGGATCTCCCTGCTAAATTTG ACGGCTCCGTGACCAAAAACGGAATATGTGGAGCTCTATACGTGGCAGATCCTCTCGACGGCTGCTCACCGCTGCTCCACGCCGCCACATCCAACAACAACTTGACTCAACAACAGAGGACGAGGACTAGGACTAACTTCGCTTTGATCATACGAGGCGAATGTTCTTTTGAAGATAAGCTCCTCAACGCACAGAAGTCAGGTTTTCGTGCTGTCATTGTCTATGACAACTTTGACAACCAAGATCTCGTCGTTA TGAAGGTTAACCCTCAGAACATTACAGTTGTTGCAGTCTTCGTTTCAAATGTCGCCGGTGAGATTCTGAGCAAGTATGCCAGAGGCCGAGATGGTGAATGCTGCCTTTATCCCCCTACCAAAGGGAGCGCTTGGACTGTGCTCgccatctctttcttctctctccttctcaTCCTCACTTTCCTCTTGCTTGCCTTCTTTGCTCCCAGACACTGGACCCTATGGCGTCGAGGCACCCACAACCGGACCATCAGGGTTGATGCTAACCTTGTCCACTCACTCCCCTCCTTCACCTTCACTACTGATTCTTCTTCTCGCCACAATCCCGGGGATACTTGTCCAATATGTCTCGAGGATTATATCTCTGGAGAATCCCTCAGACTTCTCCCCTGCCAACACG CTTTTCACTTGAGTTGCATCGACTCTTGGTTGACAAAATGGGGTACATCTTGCCCAGTATGCAAGCATGACATAAGCTCCGAGACTTTCTCTTCTGAG GTACATAAACGAGAGTGTCCTAGAACGGATACAAGTACGAGTAGATTTGCATTTGCTCAATCCAGTCAAAGCCATTAA